In the Acropora muricata isolate sample 2 chromosome 10, ASM3666990v1, whole genome shotgun sequence genome, one interval contains:
- the LOC136932111 gene encoding uncharacterized protein, which yields MCMETNPGPPIDPLKTIKAPYSQENVLLFGSNAGTQCVAMSFTSLIHNHRNGITSSTDLVNIMNTGNELYTALSRLSRQSYLLLTEVPEMITMFNSNYHLQYSPSYTGKICGSCAMEDFDYCMPLENAIQALVGQSYDSFLLTILSTTVAIYCTANGKFKIFDSHARDSFGIPHPQGTCVLLEVNTLNELMNYFQMVHQNPDVIFELKGVHIIEMLCESAEIPIYQQTITHVTSCNTDAETINRKIPLEWCGAISFYCICFSIIKSCGYWNAKTLEAIIDHARMFYQEKLYPINQHPTINDIPSTLQIYDADISVAFNLEKQGILSCTSLTSKLMLQALITENTNHNTGFLMWISNYCISCIFEHKIKSKKNTVKYYLLALTPDGNLEIFQNNNDLNSLIQSILNIIKNKFQSRDTEYCIKFLCCSSNFSSAVRLKVMAKHKSNSQKKLDLKRKKESYAQPAIKKKCLSDKHQKYESMDPVGKEKLLYNQRKWTNRWYNSLDPTEKEKVLSERAKYYKSLDGACKKKRAEWYSSQRSEDKEKLLSDRAEWYSSPSPEDKEKLLSDRAEWYNSLNPEDKEKLLADRAEWYNSLNPEDKEKLLSDRAEWYRSLNREEKEKYIV from the coding sequence ATGTGCATGGAAACAAACCCTGGTCCTCCCATTGATCCTTTAAAAACAATCAAGGCTCCTTACAGTCAAGAAAATGTGTTATTGTTTGGCTCAAATGCAGGTACACAGTGTGTGGCTATGTCCTTTACTTCCCTCATACATAATCACAGAAATGGTATCACTTCCTCAACAGACTTAGTCAATATCATGAACACTGGTAATGAACTGTATACTGCTTTATCCAGACTATCCAGGCAATCCTATTTACTGCTGACAGAAGTACCTGAAATGATTACAATGTTCAATTCAAATTATCACCTTCAATACAGTCCAAGCTATACTGGTAAGATATGTGGTAGTTGTGCCATGGAAGATTTTGATTACTGTATGCCATTGGAGAATGCTATACAGGCTTTGGTTGGACAAAGTTATGATTCCTTTTTGTTAACCATTCTTAGTACTACTGTGGCTATTTACTGTACTGCAAATGGGAAGTTCAAAATATTTGACTCTCATGCTAGAGACTCATTTGGTATTCCTCATCCTCAGGGAACTTGTGTATTATTAGAAGTGAACACCTTAAATGAGTTAatgaactattttcaaatggTCCATCAAAATCCTGACGTTATATTTGAACTAAAAGGTGTGCATATTATTGAAATGCTATGTGAAAGTGCAGAAATTCCAATTTACCAACAGACCATCACTCATGTGACAAGCTGTAATACAGATGCTGAAACTATAAACAGAAAGATTCCTTTGGAATGGTGTGGTGCCATATCTTTTTATTGCATTTGTTTTTCCATTATCAAGTCTTGTGGGTACTGGAACGCAAAAACTCTAGAGGCAATTATTGACCATGCAAGGATGTTTTATCAAGAAAAGCTCTATCCCATCAACCAACACCCCACTATCAATGATATTCCAAGTACACTACAAATATATGATGCAGATATTAGCGTTGCATTTAATCTGGAGAAACAAGGGATATTGTCTTGCACTTCTCTTACTAGCAAATTAATGCTGCAGGCATTGATCACAGAGAATACAAACCACAATACTGGGTTTTTAATGTGGATATCCAATTATTGCATAAGTTGCATTTTTGAGCATAAgataaaaagtaagaaaaatacTGTTAAGTATTACCTTCTAGCATTAACCCCTGATGGAAACCTAGagatattccaaaacaacaatgACTTGAATTCTCTTATTCAGTCAATATTGAATATAATAAAGAACAAATTTCAATCCAGAGATACAGAATATTGCATTAAATTTTTATGTTGTTCCAGTAATTTTTCAAGTGCTGTAAGACTGAAGGTTATGGCAAAACATAAGTCTAATAGTCAGAAAAAACTAgatttaaagagaaaaaaagaaagttatgCACAACCTGCtattaaaaaaaagtgtttgtCTGATAAACATCAGAAGTATGAAAGCATGGATCCGGTAGGAAAAGAAAAGCTCTTGTACAACcaaagaaaatggacaaataGATGGTATAATTCACTGGATCCTACAGAAAAGGAAAAGGTTTTGTCTGAAAGAGCAAAATACTATAAATCATTGGATggtgcatgcaaaaaaaagagAGCAGAATGGTATAGTTCACAAAGATCTGAGGACAAAGAAAAACTGTTGTCTGATAGAGCAGAATGGTATAGTTCACCAAGTCCTGAAGATAAAGAAAAGCTATTGTCTGACAGAGCAGAATGGTATAATTCACTAAATCCTGAGGATAAAGAAAAACTATTGGCTGATAGAGCAGAATGGTATAATTCACTAAATCCTGAGGATAAAGAAAAACTATTGTCTGATAGAGCAGAATGGTACAGATCACTAAAtcgtgaagaaaaagaaaaatatattgtttGA